The following proteins come from a genomic window of Malus sylvestris chromosome 4, drMalSylv7.2, whole genome shotgun sequence:
- the LOC126619914 gene encoding uncharacterized protein LOC126619914 has translation MYEGAKTAVRTHEGQTESFPITVGLHQGSSLSPYLFALVMDELTRHIQDDIPSCMLFADDIVLIDETQEGVNAKLNLWREVLESKGLRLSRSKTEYMECKFSANGGQNELGVRIGDQEIPKSDRFRYLGSILQKNGELDGDLNHRIQAGWMKWKSASGVLCDRRMPLKLKGKFYRTAIRPTMLYGTECWAVKHQHVHKMGVAEMRMLRWMCGHTRKDKIRNEDIRGKVGVAEIEGKMRENRLRWFGHVQRRPTDAPIRRCDYETEVQGRRGRGRPRKTLEETLRKDLEYLDLTKDMTQDRAQWRSKIHIADPTQ, from the coding sequence atgtatgaaggagcaaagactgccgtaagaactcatgaaggacaaaccgaaagcttccccataactgtaggattacatcaaggctcatccttaagtccttacctttttgcgttggtaatggatgagttaacaagacatattcaagatgatattccttcgtgtatgcttttcgcagacgatatagtgttgatagatgaaactcaggaaggggtaaatgcaaagcttaacctttggagagaagtgttggaatctaaaggtcttcgcctaagccgatcaaagacagaatatatggagtgcaagttcagtgcaaatggaggccaaaacgagttaggggtgaggatcggagatcaagaaataccaaagagcgaccgttttcgttacctaggatctatcttgcaaaagaacggagaactagatggagatctcaaccatagaatacaagctggatggatgaagtggaagagtgcatccggcgtgttgtgtgaccgccgtatgccactgaagctcaagggaaaattttataggacggcaataaggccgacgatgctgtatggcacagaatgttgggcggtgaaacatcaacacgtacacaaaatgggtgtagcggagatgaggatgcttcgttggatgtgtggacacacgagaaaggataagattaggaatgaggatatccggggtaaagtaggagtagccgaaattgaaggaaagatgagagaaaatcggttacggtggtttggacatgtgcaaagaaggcctactgacgctccgattagaagatgcgactatgagacagaggttcagggccgaaggggtagaggaagacctaggaaaactttggaagagactctaagaaaagacttagagtacttggatctaacgaaggacatgacacaggatcgagcacaatggcgttctaagattcatatagccgatcccactcagtga